One window of the Trifolium pratense cultivar HEN17-A07 linkage group LG2, ARS_RC_1.1, whole genome shotgun sequence genome contains the following:
- the LOC123911601 gene encoding endo-1,4-beta-xylanase 5-like, whose translation MNIVLLLCVIILADFKVEALSYDYSASIECLAQPQKPLYNGGIIQNPELNDGLKGWTTFGDAKIEHRESLGNKYVVAHSRNQSHDSVSQKIHLQKGLHYSLSAWIQVSEADVLVTTMVKTTKEYKFGGAIYAEPNCWSMLKGGFTADTTEVADLYFQSNTTSAEIWIDNISLQPFTEKEWSSHQEQSIEKARKRKVVVQAVDKQGQPLQNASVNVTMNRLGFPFGSAINKNILTNSAYHYWFAPRFTVTSFEDEMKWYTNEYAPGKENYFEADQMLRYAKKHGIFVRGHNIFWDDPRYQPNWVSSLSPSQLNAAVQRRMNSIVQRYKGQLIGWDVVNENLHFSFFESKLGQDFSTRMYNQVHNIDPQTTLFLNEYNTIEESRDGLSSPSRYIQKIRQIQSSNRQLPLAIGLESHFPSSPPNLPYMRASLDILRSAGFPIWITELDVGSQPNQAGYFEQVLRELHSHPGIRGIVLWTAWKPSGCYRMCLTDNNFRNLPTGDVVDKLLKEWGKTTISAMTNENGFLETSLFHGDYEVEISHPVKKNHTFSHKIQVLSEDESGETRQFIKLSV comes from the exons ATGAATATTGTCCTTCTGCTATGTGTCATCATTCTCGCAG ATTTTAAAGTTGAAGCATTATCATATGATTATAGTGCCAGTATTGAA TGTTTGGCACAACCACAGAAGCCTCTATATAATGGAGGAATCATTCAAAACCCAGAACTGAATGATGGATTAAAAGGTTGGACAACATTTGGGGATGCAAAAATAGAGCATAGAGAATCATTAGGCAACAAATATGTGGTAGCTCATAGCAGAAATCAATCACATGATAGTGTCTCTCAAAAGATTCACCTACAAAAGGGATTGCATTATTCTTTATCTG CTTGGATACAAGTCAGTGAGGCAGATGTTCTTGTAACAACAATGGtcaaaacaaccaaagaatATAAATTTGGTGGTGCAATTTATGCTGAGCCTAATTGTTGGTCTATGCTTAAGGGTGGTTTCACAGCAGATACAACAGAAGTAGCTGACCTCTATTTTCAG AGCAACACTACTTCTGCGGAAATTTGGATCGACAATATTTCCTTGCAACCATTCACAGAAAAGGAATGGAGTTCTCATCAAGAACAAAGTATTGAAAAG GCTCGCAAGAGGAAAGTAGTAGTCCAAGCAGTTGATAAACAAGGACAACCTTTACAAAATGCAAGTGTAAATGTTACAATGAATAGATTGGGGTTTCCATTTGGAAGTGCCATAAACAAAAACATTCTGACAAACAGCGCATATCATTATTGGTTTGCACCTAGGTTCACAGTTACATCATTTGAAGATGAAATGAAGTGGTACACAAACGAATATGCACCAGGCAAGGAGAACTACTTTGAAGCCGACCAAATGCTACGGTATGCAAAGAAACACGGCATTTTTGTTCGAGGCCACAACATATTTTGGGATGATCCTCGTTACCAACCTAATTGGGTTTCTTCACTTTCACCGAGCCAGCTTAACGCTGCGGTCCAAAGGAGAATGAATTCCATTGTGCAAAGATACAAGGGTCAACTTATTGGTTGGGATGTTGTTAATGAAAATCTACATTTCTCATTCTTTGAAAGTAAACTTGGACAAGATTTTTCAACAAGGATGTATAATCAAGTTCACAACATTGATCCACAAACTACATTGTTCTTGAATGAATATAATACCATTGAGGAAAGTAGAGATGGTTTATCAAGCCCATCAAGGTATATCCAGAAGATAAGACAAATCCAAAGTTCGAATAGACAATTGCCTCTTGCGATTGGACTTGAGTCTCATTTTCCTAGTAGTCCTCCTAACTTGCCTTACATGAGAGCTTCCCTTGATATCCTTCGTTCCGCTGGTTTTCCAATATGGATTACTGAGTTAGACGTCGGAAGCCAACCTAATCAA GCAGGGTACTTTGAGCAGGTTCTTAGAGAGTTACATTCTCACCCAGGTATTCGAGGAATTGTATTGTGGACTGCGTGGAAACCGAGCGGTTGTTATAGGATGTGTTTGACAGATAACAACTTCAGGAATTTGCCTACAGGTGATGTTGTGGACAAACTGCTTAAAGAGTGGGGGAAAACAACAATATCAGCAATGACAAACGAAAATGGATTCCTCGAGACCTCCCTTTTTCATGGAGACTATGAAGTGGAAATTAGTCATCCTGTAAAGAAGAATCATACTTTCAGTCATAAGATACAAGTTCTTTCGGAAGATGAGTCAGGGGAAACAAGACAATTTATAAAACTTTCTGTTTAG
- the LOC123911603 gene encoding serotonin N-acetyltransferase 2, chloroplastic, translating to MLLRGSITTPLQSSPRHTNLKQRNVTVSSQPNLSYPLSISDETLSSRGFILRRTTENLNLEALNKVFVAVGFPRRDPEKIRIALENTDALVWVEERKTQNAVAFARATGDGVFNAIIWDVVVDPSFQGIGLGKAVVERLIEDLVGRGILNIALYSEPRVIGFYRPLGFVADPDGIRGMVYSRKPKRK from the coding sequence ATGCTCTTACGTGGCAGCATAACCACTCCTCTCCAATCCTCTCCACGCCATACCAATCTCAAACAACGAAACGTCACCGTTTCATCTCAACCAAACCTCTCCTACCCACTCTCAATCTCCGACGAAACACTATCATCACGAGGCTTCATTCTCCGACGAACTACGGAAAATCTGAACCTCGAAGCACTGAACAAAGTATTCGTAGCAGTAGGGTTTCCGCGTCGCGATCCAGAGAAAATTCGCATTGCGCTTGAGAATACGGATGCGTTGGTTTGGGTTGAAGAGAGAAAAACGCAGAATGCAGTTGCGTTTGCGAGAGCAACTGGTGATGGTGTTTTCAATGCGATAATATGGGATGTTGTTGTTGATCCTTCGTTTCAAGGGATTGGACTTGGGAAAGCTGTTGTTGAGAGGTTGATTGAGGATCTTGTTGGGAGAGGGATTTTGAATATTGCTCTTTATTCTGAGCCTAGAGTTATTGGGTTTTATCGACCTTTGGGTTTTGTTGCTGATCCTGATGGGATTAGAGGAATGGTTTACTCTagaaaaccaaaaagaaaataa
- the LOC123911605 gene encoding protein YELLOW LEAF 1, choloroplastic-like: MFTSMQSCVGSSPLLLPVSSINQTQAHIKHSRPNIGRMQPLPYNIRKGQLQTVTSRSSSSQFKCAAALSATCAAAGATQTVTRNPRTITVTPEKVRSPRLDDNGPGLPPRDDDGNGGNGGGGGGNFSGGLILLGILGILDMLKDIEGEVQNKVKDWKFHQA, translated from the exons ATGTTTACATCAATGCAAAGTTGTGTTGGCTCTTCACCTCTACTATTGCCGG TTAGTAGTATAAATCAGACTCAAGCACATATTAAGCATTCCAGACCAAACATTGGTAGGATGCAACCCTTACCATATAACATCAGAAAAGGACAACTTCAAACTGTAACTTCTCGAAGTTCGTCATCTCAATTCAAATGTGCTGCTGCTTTG AGTGCTACATGCGCTGCTGCTGGGGCAACCCAGACTGTAACCCGCAACCCTCGAACAATTACAGTTACTCCTG AAAAAGTGAGGAGCCCTAGACTTGATGACAACGGGCCTGGATTGCCACCTCgtgatgatgatggaaacgGTGGTAATGGAGGAGGAGGTGGCGGTAATTTTTCAGGTGGATTAATCCTTTTGGGTATTCTTGGTATCCTAGACATGCTTAAAGACATAGAGGGTGAAGTGCAAAACAAAGTCAAAGATTGGAAATTTCACCAAGCTTGA
- the LOC123904467 gene encoding uncharacterized protein LOC123904467 — protein MTLDDVSCLLHLLITALLLDHTPISKDQGLEVLINLLGAHYAHSKLSKTKGAHATLTYLKGLFTHHIQQVANFTSLGDEESCESIFVDSSKNCVQLYFVQYFNDLELVSQYAWGASALSFMCNGLSAANTPKWTTVTGYMTLLQPTKTQNKSIKRTGSGLQVFLLLVLPRYTAVT, from the exons ATGACACTAGATGACGTGTCCTGTCTGCTGCATCTCCTCATCACCGCCCTTCTGCTTGACCACACCCCAATATCAAAAGATCAAGGTCTTGAAGTGCTGATTAACCTTCTTGGAGCGCATTATGCACATTCGAAGCTCTCAAAGACCAAAGGTGCCCATGCCACTTTGACCTATCTGAAGGGACTGTTTACACATCACATTCAGCAGGTAGCAAATTTCACTTCATTGGGTGATGAGGAGTCTTGTGAGAG TATTTTTGTCGACTCGAGCAAAAATTGTGTCCAACTTTACTTTGTCCAGTATTTCAATGATTTGGAGTTGGTGAGTCAATATGCGTGGGGTGCTTCTGCTTTGTCTTTTATGTGCAACGGTCTCTCTGCTGCCAACACGCCGAAGTGGACAACGGTCACAGGTTACATGACACTACTTCAG CCAACGAAAACACAAAACAAGTCCATAAAAAGGACTGGTTCTGGTTTGCAGGTTTTCCTGCTTCTGGTTCTGCCTCGTTACACAGCCGTTACTTAG